In Deinococcus sp. KNUC1210, a single genomic region encodes these proteins:
- a CDS encoding ABC transporter permease: MPKPTLLIGLVLLLILLAAALAPHLLAPYSPTDFDYKAILNPPTARHPFGTDNFGRDILSRVIYGTRIDLQIAVFTTLFPFLFGTLLGALTAFRGRWADALVGRIADLVVVFPFLVLVIAIVAVLGPGLTNMYIAVSAVGWVSYWRLTRGEVMVQKKAEYAQAAQVLGYSPARTLLRHILPNAVTPSIVYLMTDMSLGILLGASLGYLGLGAQPPTPEWGVMVADGKNFMATAWWISTFPGLALTLAGVTFSLIGDGLADALRPRA, encoded by the coding sequence ATGCCCAAGCCGACGCTGCTGATCGGCCTGGTGCTGCTGCTGATTCTGCTGGCAGCAGCTCTCGCGCCCCATCTGCTCGCTCCCTACAGTCCCACCGACTTCGACTACAAGGCGATTCTGAATCCGCCCACTGCCCGCCATCCCTTCGGCACCGATAATTTCGGGCGCGACATTCTCAGCCGGGTGATCTACGGCACCCGCATCGATCTTCAGATCGCGGTGTTTACCACGCTCTTTCCCTTTCTCTTCGGCACGCTGCTGGGTGCCCTGACCGCCTTCCGGGGCCGCTGGGCCGACGCACTGGTCGGCAGAATCGCTGATCTGGTGGTGGTCTTTCCGTTTCTGGTGCTGGTCATCGCCATCGTGGCGGTGCTGGGGCCGGGCCTCACCAACATGTACATCGCGGTCAGTGCCGTGGGCTGGGTTAGTTACTGGCGACTGACACGCGGCGAGGTGATGGTGCAGAAGAAGGCCGAGTACGCGCAGGCCGCGCAGGTGCTCGGGTACAGTCCGGCCCGCACCCTGCTGCGCCACATCCTGCCCAATGCGGTCACGCCGAGCATCGTGTATCTGATGACCGATATGAGCCTGGGCATTTTGCTGGGCGCGTCGCTGGGCTACCTGGGCCTGGGCGCACAGCCCCCGACACCCGAATGGGGCGTGATGGTCGCGGACGGCAAGAATTTCATGGCGACCGCGTGGTGGATTTCGACCTTCCCAGGGCTGGCGCTCACACTGGCGGGCGTGACCTTCAGCCTGATCGGAGACGGACTGGCCGACGCGCTGAGGCCCAGAGCATGA
- a CDS encoding ABC transporter permease, producing the protein MQTSYVLRRLLQIIPLFVAVMVLVFLMVHLIPGDPVSTLLGDRATPDIVARANKELGLDRPLIVQFGLFAENLLRGNLGDSINLKIPVLRLIAERLPITLFLTVYAAILGVLMAVPLAILAAVRRNTWIDALIRAVFQVGLSLPVFYVALQLLTLLGARLGWFPIGGYGDTFGDHLYHLFLPALTLGLNLAAVLVRTLRNSVIEVLTAEYVEFARAKGLRTRVVMLRHVLRNALISSVTLLGLNIGALIGGAVITETVFAIPGVGRLMVDAIFGRDYPVIQGLTLTFAVLVSLVFLATDLIHARLDPRTEHR; encoded by the coding sequence GTGCAAACCAGTTACGTCCTCAGACGGCTGCTTCAGATCATTCCGCTGTTTGTGGCGGTCATGGTGCTGGTGTTCCTGATGGTGCATCTGATTCCCGGCGATCCGGTCAGCACGCTGCTCGGCGACCGTGCCACGCCCGATATCGTCGCCCGCGCCAACAAGGAACTCGGCCTGGATCGCCCCCTGATCGTGCAGTTCGGCCTGTTTGCCGAGAACCTGCTGCGCGGCAACCTGGGTGACAGCATCAACCTGAAGATCCCGGTGCTGCGCCTGATCGCCGAACGCCTGCCGATCACGCTCTTTCTGACGGTCTATGCGGCGATTCTGGGTGTGCTGATGGCGGTGCCGCTGGCAATTCTGGCCGCCGTGCGCCGTAACACCTGGATCGACGCGCTGATCCGCGCCGTGTTTCAGGTAGGACTGTCGCTGCCGGTCTTTTATGTGGCGCTGCAACTCCTGACCCTGTTGGGGGCGCGGCTCGGCTGGTTCCCCATCGGCGGGTACGGCGACACCTTCGGCGATCATCTGTATCACCTGTTTCTGCCTGCCCTGACGCTGGGTCTGAATCTGGCGGCGGTGCTGGTGCGAACCCTCAGAAACAGCGTCATTGAGGTGCTGACCGCCGAGTACGTCGAATTTGCCCGCGCCAAGGGCCTGCGAACCCGCGTGGTGATGCTGCGGCACGTGCTCAGAAACGCGCTCATTAGCTCGGTCACGCTACTGGGCCTGAATATCGGCGCACTCATCGGCGGCGCAGTCATCACCGAAACGGTGTTTGCGATTCCCGGTGTGGGCCGCCTGATGGTGGACGCCATTTTCGGGCGTGATTATCCGGTGATCCAGGGCCTGACCCTGACCTTCGCCGTGCTGGTCTCGCTGGTCTTTCTCGCCACCGACCTGATTCACGCCCGCCTCGACCCACGCACCGAACACCGCTGA
- a CDS encoding ABC transporter substrate-binding protein codes for MKRLTMFKATPKSVARVTLALATALCLNQSLAVTRGGQMVYGRYADSLFLDPVLNDANLDIWILTNLYDTLLQPTDDGKSVRPGLASAYVLSPDKKTMTLTLRPGIKFADGSPILASDVKWSLDRARDPNNGAWNGLLDSISGVAASGNTVTLSLKHPDPSLTAALATFNAAIMSQKLFNAAPGKTDADKAKAFAEKPIGSGPFVLSEWKRGSYMVLKRNPYYWKKGEDGKALPYLDTLRFEIIPDDSTRILKLQAGEIQGAEFIPLSRVAELKANSKLNMLLFPSTKVNDIIMNNRPKLKDGTPNPLSDVRVRQAINYATDKAALIQLVTFGNGKPMNSFMSSATPLFDKGQKGYPYDLNKAKALLSAAGYKNGIDVTSMATSGSADDQALLTALQQMWGAAGIRLKIEQLDTATKTARYRANDFQMRTGAWTDDIADPSEITGYYAVFGATEAAHTGFKSDALEALFNKSQQEVSPVKRIGLYRQIQTLYANAAPTVFLFETPYPVALAKNVKGFIQIPLGYNIFERTSLEK; via the coding sequence ATGAAGCGACTGACCATGTTCAAGGCCACTCCGAAGTCTGTAGCCCGCGTGACGCTTGCCCTGGCAACGGCTCTCTGTCTGAATCAGTCGCTCGCGGTGACGCGCGGCGGACAGATGGTGTACGGACGGTACGCTGACTCGCTGTTTCTCGACCCGGTTCTGAACGATGCCAACCTCGACATCTGGATTCTGACGAACCTGTACGACACGCTGCTTCAGCCCACCGACGACGGCAAGAGCGTGCGCCCCGGCCTGGCGAGCGCCTATGTGCTGTCGCCCGACAAGAAGACCATGACGCTGACGCTGCGCCCCGGCATCAAGTTCGCGGACGGCAGCCCGATTCTCGCCAGCGACGTGAAGTGGTCACTCGACCGCGCCCGCGACCCCAACAACGGTGCCTGGAACGGACTGCTCGACTCGATTTCCGGTGTCGCTGCCTCCGGCAACACTGTCACCCTGAGCCTGAAGCACCCCGACCCCAGCCTGACGGCGGCGCTGGCGACCTTCAACGCCGCCATCATGTCGCAGAAGCTGTTCAATGCCGCGCCCGGCAAGACCGACGCTGACAAGGCCAAGGCGTTCGCAGAGAAGCCCATCGGCTCCGGTCCCTTCGTGCTGAGCGAATGGAAGCGCGGCTCGTACATGGTGCTCAAGCGCAATCCGTACTACTGGAAGAAGGGTGAGGACGGCAAGGCTCTCCCCTACCTCGACACCCTGCGCTTCGAGATCATCCCCGATGACAGCACCCGTATCCTTAAGCTCCAGGCGGGCGAAATCCAGGGTGCAGAGTTCATTCCGCTGTCCCGCGTGGCCGAACTCAAGGCCAACTCCAAGCTGAACATGCTGCTGTTTCCCTCGACCAAGGTCAACGACATCATCATGAACAACCGTCCGAAGCTGAAGGACGGCACGCCCAACCCGCTCTCCGACGTGCGCGTTCGTCAGGCGATCAACTACGCCACCGACAAGGCGGCCCTGATCCAGCTCGTGACCTTCGGCAACGGCAAGCCGATGAACTCGTTCATGTCGTCGGCCACGCCGCTCTTTGACAAGGGTCAGAAGGGCTATCCCTACGACCTGAACAAGGCCAAAGCGCTGCTGTCGGCGGCAGGCTACAAGAACGGCATCGACGTGACGAGCATGGCGACCAGCGGCAGTGCCGACGATCAGGCCCTGCTGACCGCCCTCCAGCAGATGTGGGGCGCGGCGGGCATCCGGCTCAAGATCGAGCAGCTCGATACCGCCACCAAGACCGCCCGTTACCGCGCCAACGATTTCCAGATGCGCACCGGCGCCTGGACGGACGATATCGCCGACCCCAGCGAGATCACCGGTTATTACGCGGTCTTCGGAGCGACGGAAGCGGCTCATACCGGCTTCAAGAGCGACGCCCTCGAAGCGCTGTTCAATAAGAGCCAGCAGGAAGTCAGCCCCGTGAAGCGCATCGGCCTGTACCGCCAGATTCAGACGCTGTACGCCAATGCCGCGCCCACCGTCTTCCTGTTCGAGACGCCGTATCCGGTCGCGCTCGCCAAGAACGTCAAGGGCTTTATCCAGATTCCGCTCGGCTACAACATCTTCGAGCGTACCTCGCTCGAGAAGTAA
- a CDS encoding NAD(P)-dependent alcohol dehydrogenase — protein sequence MPIVNAYAAQDANSPLAPFQIERRDLREHDVQIEILYSGVCHSDVHQARSEWGPSLYPIVPGHEIVGRVTAVGTGVSRFRVGDLAGVGVMIDSCQHCESCAEGLEQYCENGHTTTYNSREKDTGNLTFGGYSTSIVTTEKFVLQIPPSLRLEAVAPLLCAGITMYSPLRHWKIEEGHKIAIVGLGGLGHMGIKLAAALGAEVTLFTTSQSKAEDALRLGAHHVITSSDKEAMKAARASFDFILSTVPTTHDLNPYLRTLKRDGQLVIVGAIDPVGVHGGVLISHRRSVSGSNIGGLAETQEMLDFCGEHGIVADIELINMQDINAAYDRMVRNDVKYRFVIDMASLK from the coding sequence ATGCCCATTGTCAACGCTTATGCCGCCCAGGACGCCAACAGCCCCCTTGCCCCCTTCCAGATCGAACGCCGGGACCTGCGGGAGCACGACGTTCAGATCGAGATTCTGTACAGCGGCGTGTGTCATTCCGACGTTCATCAGGCCCGCAGCGAGTGGGGACCGAGCCTGTATCCCATCGTGCCGGGCCATGAGATCGTGGGCCGCGTGACGGCGGTGGGCACGGGTGTCAGCCGCTTCCGGGTGGGCGATCTGGCAGGCGTCGGCGTGATGATCGACAGCTGTCAGCACTGTGAAAGCTGCGCCGAGGGACTGGAGCAGTACTGCGAGAACGGGCACACCACGACCTACAACTCACGCGAAAAGGACACCGGTAATCTGACATTCGGCGGTTACTCCACGTCCATCGTCACGACCGAGAAATTTGTGTTGCAGATTCCTCCCTCGCTGCGCCTGGAAGCGGTAGCGCCGCTGCTGTGTGCGGGCATCACGATGTATTCGCCGCTCCGCCACTGGAAGATCGAAGAAGGCCACAAGATCGCGATTGTCGGGCTGGGCGGCCTGGGACACATGGGCATCAAGCTGGCCGCCGCGCTGGGGGCCGAGGTCACGCTGTTCACCACCTCGCAGAGCAAGGCCGAGGACGCGCTGCGGCTGGGAGCGCACCATGTGATCACCAGCAGCGACAAAGAGGCCATGAAAGCGGCGCGGGCCAGCTTCGACTTTATCCTCAGCACCGTCCCAACCACACATGATCTGAACCCCTATCTGCGAACCCTGAAGCGCGACGGACAGCTCGTGATCGTGGGAGCCATCGACCCGGTGGGCGTCCACGGCGGCGTGCTGATCTCGCATCGCCGCAGCGTCTCGGGAAGCAATATCGGTGGCCTGGCAGAGACGCAGGAGATGCTGGACTTCTGCGGCGAACACGGCATCGTGGCCGACATCGAACTGATCAACATGCAGGACATCAACGCTGCCTACGACCGGATGGTCAGAAACGATGTCAAATACCGCTTCGTGATCGATATGGCTTCTTTGAAGTGA
- a CDS encoding phage tail protein gives MAEPFLSEIRLMSFTYPPKGWALCNGQLLPINQNQALFALLGTTYGGDGRVNFALPNLQGRVPMHFGNGHPLGEQPGSQSITLTAGQLPTHMHTLAASSDSTNTKADPASALLAPVNGGYGAANNLTTLDSSSVTSVGNSQPHDNMQPYLTLSYCIATSGIFPSPT, from the coding sequence ATGGCAGAACCGTTTCTGAGTGAAATCCGGCTGATGAGTTTCACCTACCCCCCGAAAGGTTGGGCGCTGTGCAACGGGCAACTGTTGCCGATCAATCAGAACCAGGCGCTGTTTGCATTGCTGGGCACCACCTATGGGGGTGATGGCCGCGTCAACTTCGCGCTGCCAAACCTGCAGGGCCGGGTGCCCATGCATTTCGGCAACGGGCATCCCCTTGGAGAGCAGCCGGGCAGTCAGAGCATCACACTGACGGCTGGGCAGTTGCCCACCCACATGCATACCCTTGCGGCGTCGAGCGACTCGACGAACACCAAGGCCGACCCGGCCTCGGCGCTGCTCGCGCCGGTCAACGGCGGCTACGGCGCGGCCAACAACCTGACAACGCTGGACTCCAGCAGTGTGACCTCGGTGGGAAACAGTCAGCCGCACGACAATATGCAGCCGTACCTGACGCTGTCGTACTGCATTGCGACCTCCGGCATCTTTCCCTCTCCCACCTGA
- a CDS encoding phage tail protein codes for MAQPYVGEIRIFAGNFAPVGWLFCQGQSVAISDYDVLFNLIGTTYGGDGEENFNLPNLQSRVPMHYGNGFQVGQMAGEEQVTLSSQQMPAHTHSLMATTNAGSSASPSGSVLAQTSGGITLYYESQATDAMHSEAIFPAGNSQPHTNIQPYLCLNFIISMYGIYPSPS; via the coding sequence ATGGCACAGCCCTATGTTGGTGAAATTCGGATCTTTGCAGGCAATTTCGCGCCCGTCGGCTGGCTGTTCTGCCAGGGGCAATCGGTCGCTATTTCCGATTACGACGTTCTGTTCAACCTGATCGGCACGACGTATGGCGGCGACGGCGAGGAGAACTTCAACCTCCCGAACCTGCAAAGCCGCGTGCCGATGCATTACGGCAATGGCTTCCAGGTCGGGCAGATGGCGGGTGAGGAACAGGTGACGCTCAGCAGCCAGCAGATGCCTGCTCACACCCACTCGCTGATGGCAACCACCAATGCGGGCAGCAGTGCCTCACCGTCTGGATCGGTGCTGGCGCAGACGAGCGGGGGCATCACGCTGTACTACGAGAGTCAGGCCACTGATGCGATGCACAGTGAGGCCATCTTTCCCGCAGGGAACAGTCAGCCGCACACCAACATCCAACCGTACCTGTGCCTCAATTTCATCATTTCGATGTACGGCATCTACCCGAGCCCGAGCTAA
- a CDS encoding phage tail protein, translating to MDPFLAEIRVFPFNFAPKGWAMCNGQIMPISQNTALFSLLGTTYGGDGKSTFALPDMQGNVPMMPGQGSGLSLYDLGQSGGDETVTLLLSELPKHTHSLMADALDPADLNVPAANRVLAQSQGVFAYQSSTAHVVPMSPQALMTVGDNQSHSNLMPALVLNFCIALQGVYPQRP from the coding sequence ATGGATCCATTCTTAGCAGAGATTCGGGTGTTTCCCTTCAATTTTGCGCCGAAGGGTTGGGCCATGTGCAATGGCCAAATCATGCCGATCAGCCAGAACACCGCGTTGTTTTCGCTGCTGGGCACCACCTACGGCGGCGATGGGAAAAGTACCTTCGCGCTGCCCGACATGCAGGGCAATGTCCCCATGATGCCGGGGCAGGGAAGTGGGCTGTCGCTCTACGACCTGGGCCAGTCGGGTGGCGATGAAACAGTGACCCTCTTGCTCTCGGAACTTCCAAAGCACACCCACTCCCTGATGGCAGATGCGCTCGACCCCGCAGATCTGAACGTGCCGGCCGCCAACCGTGTGCTGGCGCAGTCGCAGGGAGTCTTCGCCTACCAGAGCAGCACGGCCCATGTGGTGCCGATGTCGCCCCAGGCCCTGATGACGGTGGGCGACAACCAATCGCATTCCAACCTGATGCCGGCGCTGGTTCTGAACTTCTGTATCGCCCTTCAGGGCGTTTACCCACAGCGTCCCTGA
- a CDS encoding iron chaperone gives MTVKTPKKSSTSANNVAISDRAFTDEEKVAIQERAQELKQSKRGPQQSAGADADGESAVLAKIAEMEEADRALAERLHALMMAHAPSLSPKLWYGMPAYARHGKVVCFFQSARKFKTRYATLGFSDQAALDDGNVWPTVFALKALTPDDEATIVALVRRALG, from the coding sequence ATGACGGTCAAGACGCCAAAAAAATCCAGCACCTCCGCCAACAATGTTGCCATTTCAGACCGGGCATTCACGGACGAGGAAAAGGTCGCGATTCAGGAACGTGCCCAGGAGCTGAAACAGTCGAAGCGCGGCCCGCAACAAAGCGCCGGTGCAGATGCAGACGGTGAAAGCGCCGTGCTCGCCAAGATCGCCGAGATGGAGGAAGCGGACCGTGCGCTGGCCGAGCGGCTGCACGCGCTGATGATGGCGCACGCACCCAGCCTCTCTCCCAAACTGTGGTACGGCATGCCCGCGTATGCCAGACACGGCAAGGTCGTCTGTTTTTTTCAGAGTGCCCGCAAATTCAAAACCCGGTACGCGACCCTGGGATTCAGCGATCAGGCGGCCCTCGATGACGGAAACGTCTGGCCGACCGTCTTCGCGCTGAAGGCCCTGACCCCCGACGACGAGGCAACGATAGTGGCACTCGTCAGGCGAGCGCTGGGGTAA
- a CDS encoding VOC family protein, translating to MDISIHQTFLPHTDPAASLAFYRDLLGFTVHNDVGYNGLHWITVGPEGQPGTSIVLYPPQGTPGVTDDERRTIAEMMAKGSYASIILATADLDSIFERLQASNAELVQEPTEQPYGVRDCAFRDPAGNLIRIQQRG from the coding sequence ATGGACATCAGCATTCATCAGACGTTCCTGCCGCACACCGACCCGGCCGCCTCGCTCGCCTTCTACCGCGATCTTCTCGGTTTCACGGTCCACAACGATGTGGGCTACAACGGGCTGCACTGGATCACGGTCGGCCCCGAAGGGCAACCCGGCACGTCCATCGTGCTGTATCCGCCGCAGGGCACGCCCGGCGTCACCGATGACGAGCGCCGGACCATCGCCGAGATGATGGCCAAGGGCAGCTACGCCAGCATCATCCTCGCCACTGCCGATCTCGACAGCATCTTCGAGCGGCTCCAGGCCAGCAACGCCGAACTCGTTCAGGAGCCGACAGAGCAGCCGTATGGCGTCCGGGACTGCGCCTTTCGGGACCCGGCGGGCAACCTGATCCGCATCCAGCAGCGCGGCTGA
- a CDS encoding helix-turn-helix transcriptional regulator, whose translation MPRPAVTAAHLHELARLRRVRDRIDRDYAQPLNVEALAHDVNMSAGHLSRQFRLAYGESPYSYLMTRRIERAMALFRRGDLSVTDVCFEVGCASLGTFSTRFTELVGMSPSTYRHQCAGGTAGLPACVEKQVTRPIRNREAPENDPRLE comes from the coding sequence ATGCCCCGGCCTGCTGTCACTGCGGCGCACCTGCACGAGCTCGCACGGCTCCGGCGGGTGCGCGACCGTATCGACCGGGATTACGCGCAGCCGCTCAACGTCGAGGCGCTCGCCCACGACGTGAACATGTCGGCAGGACACCTCAGCCGCCAGTTTCGGCTGGCCTACGGTGAATCGCCGTACAGCTACCTGATGACGCGGCGCATCGAGCGGGCCATGGCGCTGTTTCGCCGGGGTGATCTCAGTGTCACCGACGTGTGTTTCGAGGTTGGCTGCGCCTCGCTGGGCACCTTCAGCACTCGCTTTACCGAGCTGGTCGGCATGTCGCCCAGCACCTACCGGCACCAATGCGCAGGGGGCACGGCGGGGCTGCCTGCCTGCGTAGAGAAACAGGTGACCCGACCGATCAGGAATAGAGAAGCGCCGGAGAACGACCCGCGCCTAGAGTAA
- a CDS encoding Xaa-Pro peptidase family protein: MTVLRGLLARLGLLGKRLAADVDGYEHRWGYRGPPLSEALGQPVLADVALVDDLRMIKSAAEIELMRVACEWGDHAHRIMQDAIHIGADELLVSHGASLQATREMLQALGERYVPKSREGLPANAMFIRGANTAFPHGLHTQGSVQAGDVLVTGAYGTVGGYESELERTMHVGDPTPDFERYFAAMMAAQQKGFDALRPGRTCAEVETEVRAFIRDDLGLDELVRHHTGHAFGMEGHEHPFLDLDDHTVIQPGMVFSIEPGLYVPGLAGFRHSNTLLVTETGSQLLSLYPRELAALCLPG; this comes from the coding sequence ATGACCGTGCTGCGCGGTCTGCTGGCACGGCTGGGGCTGCTGGGCAAGCGTCTGGCAGCCGATGTCGACGGATACGAGCACCGCTGGGGCTACCGTGGCCCACCGCTCAGTGAGGCGCTCGGTCAACCGGTGCTGGCCGATGTGGCCCTCGTCGATGATCTGCGGATGATCAAGAGTGCCGCCGAAATCGAGCTGATGAGGGTGGCCTGCGAGTGGGGCGACCATGCCCACCGCATCATGCAGGACGCCATTCACATCGGCGCAGATGAGCTGCTGGTGTCGCATGGGGCCAGCCTTCAGGCCACCCGCGAAATGCTTCAGGCGCTGGGCGAGCGCTACGTGCCCAAGAGCCGCGAAGGTCTGCCTGCCAACGCCATGTTTATTCGCGGGGCCAACACCGCGTTTCCGCACGGCCTCCACACGCAGGGCAGCGTGCAGGCCGGAGACGTACTGGTGACGGGAGCCTACGGCACGGTGGGCGGCTACGAATCCGAGCTGGAGCGCACCATGCATGTGGGTGACCCGACGCCCGACTTCGAGCGGTATTTTGCCGCCATGATGGCTGCCCAGCAGAAGGGCTTCGATGCGCTCAGGCCGGGGCGCACCTGTGCCGAGGTGGAAACCGAGGTGCGGGCCTTCATCCGTGACGATCTCGGGCTGGACGAACTGGTACGCCACCACACCGGCCACGCCTTCGGAATGGAAGGTCACGAGCATCCGTTTCTCGATCTCGACGACCATACGGTGATTCAGCCGGGCATGGTGTTCTCGATCGAGCCCGGCCTGTACGTCCCGGGGCTGGCGGGGTTCCGGCACTCCAACACGCTGCTGGTCACGGAAACGGGCAGCCAGCTCCTGAGTCTGTATCCCCGCGAACTGGCGGCGCTGTGTCTGCCGGGCTGA
- a CDS encoding aminopeptidase P family N-terminal domain-containing protein → MTTPPEHRPPLEITQQEHRERRARLSALLQARGLDAICVFGPARVAYLSGFHFAATERPIALVITAQAGSAALLPRLEELHFSSSRPRLPIWNCTPSIPAAARVGIR, encoded by the coding sequence ATGACCACACCTCCGGAACATCGACCACCGCTGGAAATCACGCAGCAGGAGCACCGCGAGCGCCGCGCCAGGCTGAGTGCGCTGCTTCAGGCCAGGGGGCTGGACGCCATCTGCGTCTTTGGCCCGGCGCGGGTGGCGTACCTCAGCGGCTTTCATTTCGCGGCCACCGAGCGACCTATCGCGCTCGTCATCACCGCGCAGGCAGGCTCGGCGGCGCTGTTGCCCCGGCTGGAGGAACTGCATTTCAGCAGCAGTCGTCCGAGATTACCGATCTGGAACTGTACGCCGAGTATCCCGGCGGCGGCGAGGGTCGGCATCCGATGA
- a CDS encoding IclR family transcriptional regulator, which translates to MSENVQSVERALDIINTIVAANGSLSVAELSLAMGLAPSTIHRILQTLTVKNYVFQDPQTKRYDIGPEIVDISSSLYLRYDLVRRVRPYLQTLVELTGETAHVAQLNGATAMYISQVEPLSMVRMFTTPGSVAPLHCSDVGKVFLADLPAARIDEIVRKTGLPARTPRTITDAERLGQELQQVRHQGFALDDEEREVGVRCLSAGILNGAGKVIAALGVAGPTSRLTAERVPEISASVTALALRVATELIYQPAQAEAHQDIMAEQV; encoded by the coding sequence ATGAGCGAAAACGTCCAAAGCGTGGAACGCGCCCTCGATATCATCAACACCATCGTGGCGGCCAACGGGTCACTCAGCGTCGCGGAACTGTCGTTGGCGATGGGACTGGCCCCCAGCACCATCCACCGCATCCTGCAGACCCTGACGGTCAAGAACTACGTGTTTCAGGATCCTCAGACCAAGCGCTACGACATCGGCCCGGAGATCGTGGACATCAGCAGCTCGCTGTACCTGCGTTACGACCTGGTGCGGCGGGTACGCCCGTATCTGCAGACCCTGGTCGAACTGACCGGCGAAACGGCGCATGTGGCGCAGCTCAACGGCGCAACCGCCATGTATATCAGTCAGGTCGAGCCGCTCAGCATGGTCCGGATGTTCACCACACCCGGCAGTGTCGCGCCGCTGCACTGCAGCGATGTGGGCAAGGTCTTTCTGGCCGACCTTCCGGCAGCGCGGATCGACGAGATCGTTCGCAAGACCGGCCTGCCCGCCCGCACACCCCGCACCATCACCGACGCCGAGCGGCTTGGTCAGGAACTTCAGCAGGTTCGTCACCAGGGGTTTGCCCTCGACGACGAAGAGCGTGAAGTGGGCGTGCGCTGCCTGTCGGCGGGCATTCTGAACGGAGCAGGCAAGGTCATTGCGGCGCTGGGCGTGGCAGGCCCGACCAGCCGCCTGACCGCCGAGCGGGTGCCGGAAATCAGTGCGTCGGTGACGGCGCTGGCGCTGCGGGTCGCCACAGAGCTGATCTATCAGCCAGCGCAGGCCGAGGCACATCAGGACATCATGGCCGAGCAGGTCTAG